The Trichoderma breve strain T069 chromosome 2, whole genome shotgun sequence DNA segment TGGTCCGTCGGTGGGTCAAGATctctctgctgctgggccCCCGAGCTCCTACTGGCCACTGCCGTCAAGCAAATCACGGCTCTGGAGCTGAAACTGGAGCAGACAAAAGGGAACATCGAAGGGggggaaggaaaaaaaaaagggacgAGCCTCTCCCCCAGAAACCTGGGCGCGCCATCCCCCCTCTCGCTGTGCGTGCCGAGTGAAGAGCCCCGACATGGGCTTCGTGATTGGCCGTGTTGGCGCCCAGGCTTCAAATCGTTCACATTGTACCCAGTCGCAGCACTAGCCTACCCGCTGTGCGAGTCGTCGTTGGAGCAAAATGGCGTCGAGGCCCTCGGTGAATGAAGCGTGCGTCGCTTCGTATTGGCGGCATGCATGCTCCCAGGACATGGAAGCATCAGGCCTGGTCCCCCGGACGCTGGCTCTGATTACGGAGCAGCCACGCATAAACGGGAATGGATACCTATTCATGTACGGACATGTACGGCATCGGATGGAGTCTGTTTGATTGGCATGCCCGGCAAGTCGTCACACATGCTGCGGCCGTGCATGTGGCCAGCTGTTCGCGCAAAATGCCTGGCCCGCCTTGTATCCCCGGGCGCATTGTTTCCCGGCTTCGTCCTACCTGGTCAGTACTTCCATGTTACTACGGTATGGGACAAGCAGGCATTCGCGGCATCAGCTCTCTGGTGGCTGCAGATTTGCCGTTGCACAGAGGAATCAATCCAATGGATCCAATGCATGATCCTGTCCTCATCTACCTGGTACCTAGCTAGTGCCTTAGGATCACCTCCGTCACATCTGCTAGTCGTAGCGGTATCCAGTGTCCAGTAGCATTATGGAGCTTTTCCAGGGCTTGCAAATTTGGCTATCGATGGCTCTCGCAAGATTAGGTGCCTGAGCCTCCTGGACAAGCTTTGTGCTAATTTCTAATTTTAGGCCCCCCGAGTTTGTCGGTCTGTCTGCAGGGTAGGTGGTTGTCGACAAGGGAAGAATCAATGAGAACAAGATCAGTCGTGCATATTACTTGCTAGGTCCCTGGTATATACGGCTCAGTGGAGTATTATTTTTCGTTTTCTATTTTACATAGATATTTTTATATGTTGACATATACGAGCAGATCTTGCAACCAGTTTAGGCGCGTGGGGGTGATTGCATCTTAAAGAGATGATGTCGGTAGATTTGGCAATTTCCACGCCACATGTGCCCATTCAAAGCAAGCGCTTCCCCTTCTCGAGATACATGGCGCCACGGCAAACAAAATTAAGCAATATGAACAAGGCGTAAAAACTGGAGTCATACCCGTATACTACAACGCACACGTGCCGCAACAGCGTGGCTTCAGCAGTATTTTGGCTGTATCTACAAAGTATCAGCATCTGGCACAATTCTCCGGAGACCggatctggatgaagattAGGATTGTGGGGCCGCTTGTGGCTATTCCAGTACAAGCGCATTCGGAGCTTCTCACAAACAAATTTGGATTTTTACACAACAGTCATCCGGGCAGCAAAGCCTAAGTAGCCTCAACCTTGAGAGCCACACATACGCAAAAGCCAAAACAAAGGATGGAAAAAAAGCCTTGCCGTTTGATTTGAAGAGATCAGAAAAGAGGTCCAGATACGATGGGCTGACGCTTTTATTGTCTTATATACCGCCTCAGCCTTCACCCGCTTTACCATGTAATCATCATTTCAGCGCTGAAAATTCAtcgcatcatcacatcacccACCCGACTACCACTAAATCCTCTATATAAGAATTTGATACTTGATTTATATCACAATGTCGAGGTGGAGCCGTCTTCCGGAGGAGATGAGACTCCAGGTGCTGGAGACTCTGGCACAGGATCCTCGTCACAATGTCGTCGATGGCACATACGGCCTGACCAACTACGTCCTTGTCTGCAGGGCATGGCAGAAAATCTTTGAAAAGGCCAATTTCCGGCGCCTAGTTCTATCCCAAGCCGACCTGGATGCCCTGGAAAAGATCCCAAAACGGTGCAAACCCTATGTTAGACACATATGTCTTCGTATCGAGATCAATGAATACCGCCCTTGGGGTAATTCCCCGCAGGTGATAAGGCCGGAAAGGATGGAAGATATAGCAGCAAACAACGACATCATTGAATTGGTCGTTGGAAACCTTTTTCGCGTGCTCAAGTCTTGGGAGAAGGAGCTTCAGAAGGTCCGACCGAGCTATCAAGGCATGGCTCTGGAGATGAGTATCCATTCGCCGAGCGACCCCAAGTACGTCTCCAGAGGAGTCACTGCAGTAGGGCTGGAAAAAGGATTGTCATGGACAAACGAGGTCGGCCTCGAAGGGGCCATTTCCAAGATATTTGGTGGATCTGTTCACATCCGATTTTACCAGAACCTTCCCCAGCTGAATCTGGTAACAAGATTCATTATAAAAAGACACACACGTCGGCGAATGTCTTCATTTACGCTGCATCAGATACTTTCCAAGTTTCCTCATCTGGAGAATCTGATCTACGAGCCGTGGCAGCAGTCCCTGGATACGGTGCAGGATCTGGTTGATGCAGGTATGTCAATGCTTCGCTCGTATATCCAAATGGGCTGATGAGCTAACCATGACCCCCAAAAACACAGGTTATGTAAATTTGATAAAAGGCTCGCTGCCAAAAGGACTGAAACACGTCACGCTTTTAGAAGATCGCCAAAATGGACAGGCGGGGCTTTTGACGGCAATAGATCCGGCGCAAAGTGCATCGGCACGAACAGCAAACCCCTTCGTTGGTGCCGCCTTGGCAAAGAGGAGCGTCGACTTTGAGAGTCTCTCGGCGTCATTTCTCGTTGAAGCGAACGACTTCTTCCGAGCATATAAGCGAGAGTGGACTTGGAAAGCCTTGCGATCCCTGACACTGACATCGATGTATCTGGATTCTAAGCGAGGCTCTGAGGAGATCAATGGCATGCTCAAGGCCGCTGGCGACGCAGCACTTGCGATGCCCATGCTCCAAGACTTGGAAATATGGAATGGTGGCCCGGGGCACGCAGCCATTTTTGAGTATCACGGGCATCGTGGTGAAGCCTACATAGCATGGCACAGCACTTGGAACTTGACCATTGACTCACACGCCGTCAAGGCCTGGGAATCTGTGGCCTATAAGAATCATGGTTGCCGGCTTGATGTACATGACGAACACACTCTGATAGGGGCCGGTGATGAATTCCGGCATTATCAAGATGTTATCCGGCGGCTCCGGACGAGAAGGAATGTCATCAGTCGGGAAAGCTTGGGCGAGCTGCGATTAGAGCTCGAAGATGGATGCTTGTGCTGTCCGTAGAGTTGGGATTGGAGGTTGTGTAAAAGCACGAGACGAAAAAGGTACCGTGCGCATGCATCCACGGGTTGATATATTTCTTGTACGATGCATTGTTTGATACTAAGGTACCCTAGATGTGAATTATACCCGCAAACGATTCTACATGCAATATGACAACATATCCGTCCAATACTGTACAAAATCgcatcttttcttttcgtcttttaATCGACAATCGCCAAGCTTCCCCAGAGTCTGGCCCCACAGTGTGGAGTCACGTGTGGCTGTTCTGGGGCGGTTCCGTCATTGCTCCATTTCGGGATTGAGGATTGAGGCTGGGCCTCGGGACAGCTGGGCGCGGCTTCACATGTCCAGTCCAAGTTCGTCGcctttcatcctcttccccaaCATCGCCCGCTAACGATACACGACACGATTACAGTCTAGCACGTCTGCTGATGGCTGTTTCTCAGCGGCCGCTCTGTTAGAAACACCATTGATAcgctgcttcttttgctgctaAACGACATCTTCCCACGCGCGCATACGATCGACTTGATGAACCCCGACTCCATCTAGACGGGACTTGCGACGCCTGGGGTGTCAGAGAAGCACGTCCAGCGTCCGCACCGGCTACTGCAAAAACGATGGCGGCGCAGTCAAACCTGCGCAGGACGGCGGCGGAGGATGCGCTGGCCGAATTCCTGGAGAAATGGACCGGCATCCTGGGCAAGAGGCTGCGTTCCACGTCGCGAACCACCCGCACCCTCGCCACGCTCTCGCtcgccatgtccatcatCCTCGGCGCAGAGGGCGGaaggcggtggtggaagaagcggcggcacgagcacgagcagGGCCGCAAGCTGGTCCGCACCAATTCGTGGCTACACAACAAGGATGGCTCCCGAACCATCTATGTCCCCTACAAGGATGGCACCTCTAAGGTGGTCATCAACACTACAAAGCCTCTGACTTTTGAGGCTCATAGACGGCTGTTTCTCAACCCGCCGAGAGTATCTGGTCTTGGGGATGGTACGGTGCCTTCTGCCCAGACCAAGCCTGGCTTGAATCTGGCCTTTCTGCACCAGTTCCTCAGTCTTATGAGTATCATGATTCCGCGGTGGTCTAGCAAAGAGGCTGGGCTGCTCATTAGCCATGGCGTCTTCTTGATGTTGCGGACATATCTTTCACTAGTGGTAGCTCGCCTAGACGGTGAGCTTGTTCGAGATCTCGTCGCTGGCCGTGGAAAGGCCTTCTTGTGGGGTATTGTAAAGGTACGTTTTCCCGTAATTCCCTTACTGGAGATTTATCTCAACTGTATAACCTGCATTCTAACTGAAATCCTCTCTATAGTGGTGTGGGCTGGGCACATTTGCCTCTTATACGAATGCCATGATCAAGTTTCTCGAGTCAAAGGTATCGATTGCGTTCCGAACTCGGCTTACTCGGTATATCCACGACATATACTTGAACGAAAATCTGaattattataaattgtCTAATCTAGACGGAGGCGTGGGACAAGGAGCCGATCAGTTCATAACCCAAGACCTGACGTTGTTTTGTGCCTCGGCGGCCAATCTCTATTCATCATTGGGCAAGCCCTTTGTGGACATTTGCGTCTTTAGCTTCCAGCTTTATCGATCCCTGGGCCCGCTGGCTTGGATAGGTCTGATGAGCAACTACTTCCTAACCGCAAGCATTCTGCGGAAGCTATCTCCGCCGTTTGGCAAGCTGAAAGCGGTCGAGGGCCGGAAGGAAGGAGACTTCCGCAGCCTGCACGCTCGTCTGATTGCCAATGCGGAAGAAGTAGCCTTTTACGGCGGTGCGGAAATGGAGAAGACTTTCTTGAATAAGGAGTACAAGTCTCTTAAGAGCTGGATGGAGGGCATCTACATGCTCAAGATTCGTTACAACATCTTGGAAGACTTTATCTTAAAGTATAGCTGGAGCGCGTACGGCTATCTGCTTGCTTCATTGCCCGTCTTCCTGCCGGCCTGGGGTGGCGTTGGCGGTGCCGCTGAGATGAGCGAGGGCGGCGAGAAGGGCCACAGAGAGCGGAACCGCATGAAGAGCTTCATCACAAACAAGCGGCTGATGCTTTCACTTGCCGACGCAGGCGGCCGAATGATGTACTCCATCAAGGACCTTGCCGAGCTGGCTGGATACACTAGCCGCGTGTATACGCTCATTTCGACTCTTCACCGGGTCCATGCTAACGCTTACTACCTCCGAAGCGGACAGAGCGAGCTCTACTCTCTTTCTGACGTCCAGGGAACGATTCAGAAGGGATTTGATGGTGTTCGTTTTGAGCAGGTGCCGGTTGTTGCCCCTGGCCTTTGGCCCCAGGGCGGAGAGGAGCTGCTAGACTCTCTATCGATGATTGTCCGAAGAGGCGAGCACCTTTTGGTATGTATAATCTGTGCCTTGTCTTCGTTGCTGCTCGAACACCGACTGACGGATTacttcctcttttcttagATATCTGGCCCGAATGGTGTTGGCAAGACTGCCATTTCCAGGATCCTGGCTGGCCTGTGGCCCGTTTACCGGGGCCTGGTTAGTCGACCGAAGAGCATGGGTCAAGACGGCATCATGTTCTTGCCCCAGCGGCCGTACCTGAGCCCCGGTACTCTTCGAGATCAGGTCATCTATCCCGATGGCCACGTGGATATGCGGGAGAAGCGCAAGTCTGAGCAAGATCTGCAGAAAATCCTTGAAGCGGCCCGCCTTGGCTACTTGCCAGATCGGGAGGGAGGCTGGGACACGCGCAAGGAGTGGAAGGACGTGCTCAGCGGGGGCGAGAAGCAGAGGATGCAGTTTGCGCGCCTTTTGTATCATGAGCCGCAGTATGCCATCGTCGACGAGGGCACCAGTGCTGTCTCGAGCGACGTTGAGGGCTTACTGTACGAAACGTGCAAGGAGAGGGGTATCAGTGAGTAATCCTGCGTTGTTCCATTAACATCTCTAGACATTTGAACTAACAGTTCTACCTACAGCTCTCATAACCATTTCGACGAGGGCGTCTCTCAAGAAGTACCATACTTTCAACCTTCAGCTGGGCGTCGGCGACCAGGGCGACAGCTGGGAATTCGAGCGCATCGGAACGGAGCGCGAGAAGATGCAGGTCGAGAAGGAGGTGCAAGAACTACGTGAACGCCTGGCGCAAGTCgacgagctgaagaagcggcGAGACGAGATTGAGAGGGAGCTCGCGGCGGTGTGGACGGACAAGGGCGATTTGCTTGACGCACCGTCGTATATCGGCGTTGACGACGAGATGCAAGCTGAGGTCGAGGAGCAGGTCGAGGCCTGAAAGGAGCGCGGCGgacttgttctttttttctgtaggggggggggggggggggggcgATGGAGGACTTGCATGAGAGACATGAGTGCATGGATgggtcttttttcttttcatatGTGTTTGGCGGAGATTGGTTTCTTGATTTTTATACGTGATGCCCAGTTTTATACAATGTATTATTTTATCCTACCTAGAGCGGAAGCATACACACCGAGGCAGTTTTTTGATTTAAAAATAGGCAATTGTTTAGCTTCTCACGCTCGTTTGTCTCATTCGGTGCGCTATTGTGAGACATTGGGTGTTTCTTTTGGGACACTGGGAGGTGCACGAGGCGGTATGAGGTCCGATCTAGACTCTGTTCTATGATGTTTGTTCAGTCTTCTTTTGAGGTTTGGATCTTGGGCGATGATACTATTCGGATGATTTGTTCTGGCGAGTCCATTTGTTTATATCACAAGAGCACAAGACGAGCATTTTGAATCATGAGAGAGATGCTATAGGAGGGAAGCTATGGTGAATGATGCTGTCCGCGAATAGCCCCGTACAAGAGAACCGCCGCCATCACGGCAAAGCAAATTACACCCCAAAACCACCCCGACATAAGATGAACCTGACAAGCAAGCATATCTAAGACAAAAAGGTCAATCTCCATTTCCCGCGTCGGAAGCCGTCTTGACTAGCGGCACGAGTCCCACGGATTGGGCCGCGGCGCGGTGAGCTGAGAGGCgattcttttcctccctgCATGTGCTATACTCTGTACGTTCATCCCGACATCTGCCCTGCGTGCGGGATGGAGTTTGGTGGCTGACCGGACTGGTTTCTAGACCTCTATCGGTTTAGATTATAAAATTGTAATTAAtagaggaaaaaaagaaaagaaaagaaaagctgggTTGTGTGGCTGTTGTTCTGGATTCGGGGGTCTCACTGGTGGATGTCTTAGACGAGAGTCACATTGCGCTTGTTTGTGATAAGAATATATATGATAGGGGGAGTAGTAGCGAGCATTTTATTCTTGGTCCCGTGTGTGATTTCATTgtgattcttcttttcattaCTTTTTGTCTCGGCTTGCTCCcattttgtcttcttccgtTGCTGTGATCATTTATGATATACCGGTCAATTGGAGcacgctcttcttcttcgcttaTTATCTCTACGTCCCATTATAAGCATCATGTCACAATCACCCAAATTTCATACGCGAGCCGGATCAAGGGCTTCCCTCGCTTCAGTCGGACAGATGCCCGTCATCAACGAAGACAGCAATGCCATTCCCATATCGACATCACCTACAACACCACCACTGGCAATCTTACGTGTACCGACCAAGAATCCCCGACGAAGCATGGGTCCTCCTGCCGAAGGAGTAACTGTACCATATTTGATTGGGTTTCAGGATATGCCTCCAGGGGTTCTGACTCCAGCCGAGTGCATGgacgagggcgatgatggagatgaggatACTGTTGTTGGACAGATgacgccgacgccgccgGTGCGTCCAGGAGATAGTCAATGGGATGGTGAGAATTGGAAACCAAATAATACGCAGAGGAGATGCCACTTGATCCTCATTGTGGCTGTAATTCTGGTGGTTCTCGTAGGACTTGCTGTTGGGCTATCGCTTGGTCTTACAAAGGCGTGAGTTCTTTTTGGCATATTGAATGATAAACGGATACACGTACGGGAAAAAGCGGTACTCATACTATAACACAGCTGACATTGTGTACTGCAGATCAGTCAAAAAGAGCCGAGGCGGTAGCCAAACTACTTTCGCCTCAAACTTGCCAACCGGCGCATTCGCAATCGACACGCTGCTTCAAGACTCATCTTCAGCATGCACATCCAATCCAACCACCTGGAGCTGCCTTTCCTCCCAAGGCGGCCGTGTGGTGCGCTTTTACTGGAACATCAAGCAGTCAGGCTCAGGTTACGTGATTTCTTCCTCCAACGACCCTATAATTTCATCATTTTCGAATATTCCCTTGACTCTTCTCGACGGCGGcaacgaagaagagagagtgaCGTTTTCTTTCACGCTGGATGTTACTTTTGAGCCGCCCGTTACGGCAACTAATCGTGCTGCAAAGTGTACTTACACGGACACCACCTACGAGGCGACGCTCTGGACGAAGCGCGGAGCACAACAGCCTTACAGCTCAGTTCAGAAGCGAACGGGGTATGGAAACTGGACGGGGCTGGTGGAGATttcagagaagaagaatgctACTTTGGGAGTGCCGCAGTGTGTGGATTCGCAGGGAACTGTGATTGCGGATGTGCAGGCTGAGATGGGGACCTGTGAGTGTTCGTATAGGACAAAGGGGTGGCAATAAGGGAATCAAAGGCTTGGGAAAGAAAGAGTTATCTGAATATTAATGTATAGAAATGTGTaatgtatatatgtatgtaggGATGGCGTGCGTATTCGATTTGAGAGTGGTTCTTTTGATATATAGCAGATAAATGACTTTATAAAAACAACTGGGGTATAAAATTCTCTTAACAAATGGAAAAAAATGTCTATATGCTTACCCAATTACACTGAATCACAACTTACCAGGTATTCACCCACTTACCAAGAATCCTCACCCATcagctcatcctcttcatcttcatccatagcttcaccttcaccttcatcctcatccccatccccatccaaatccatcatACTTGCCATGCCTGCACTTTCTGGGCCATCGCCCATAGAGATATCCATGGCATTACCTGCAGACGTCATGATAGTTTGACCTGTTGACGCAGGGAATCTGCCAAACTGAACTCGTTTCCGCTTCTTCGCATTCCTCCGTTCACGGCTTGTACTCTCTGACCGCGAAGAAGTCCTCGAGCTGCGTTTCTGCTGATTAGTTTCTCCTAAGCGCTGGTTTGTTTGCGTCCCTAAAGCAGAAAGCGGTAGATTAGTCGCTGGACCAGCTCCCGCCGTCTGGCCAAACATAGAAGGTCTTCGGTGGCTTAGATGTATAGACGAGCCCGTCGAAGAGGCACTGAGTGGTGATCGATGGCTTTTGCGTCGTAGAGAGGGCACCCGCGTAATGACTGCTGGATTAGTTCTCGCTGCCCTTGAACCGTGAGTAAAAGCCGGTTGTGGGTAAAGACTTGTAGGTGAATCCGTTGAAGAAGCACTAAGTGGTGATCGGTGACTTTTCCGTCGTAGAGCAGCTACATGCGTGATGTCTGCTGGATTAGTTCCCTCTGCCCCTGAACGGTGACCAAAAGCTGTCTGTGGGCGAGGATATATAGGTGTATCCGTCGAAGAATCACTGAGTGGTGATCGGCGGCTTTTGTGTCGCAGAGTGGCTACATGAGGATTCCCAGGCGAAACATTGCGGTTCGTCCCCGGAGAGGTGGGAGAATTACCATTGCCTTGATTCCCTGGACCTGGAATCTCAACTATTGGACCTTGTGAGAGAGGAACCGGACTCGTTTTTGTACGTGCCCAAAAGTCGTCCCAGAAGGTCCGTGTCTCATGATCCAATTCCTGGAAACCACGATACTTGCGGTCGCAGATCCTTCTTAGTAGATAGGCTAATTGTGGGCGATCTGCTGGTTTCTCGAACTGACACTGCATAATGAGATCGAGGAGATCGGCTTCGATATAGGCGTGTGATTCTCTGCATATGCGCCAGCCGTATGAGTTGCCTGTGCATCTTCGGTCCTGAGTCGTGTAGTTCATCGTGGTCAGCGGGTGGCCTACCCAGTTCcttgtgatgatggcttccatCTAGATGAATAGTCTGATTAGCGTGATCCTCCACGATATGAGAAAGTTAAAGAGTAAATGGGGATGTTCACAATTTTAGCAATAGTAAAGATGTTTGTCCAGGTACCATATCGCCCAGCAACTTCATTATGCTGAGGATCAAAGGTGTCGCCGGTGAATCTCG contains these protein-coding regions:
- a CDS encoding ABC transporter transmembrane region 2 domain-containing protein; translation: MAAQSNLRRTAAEDALAEFLEKWTGILGKRLRSTSRTTRTLATLSLAMSIILGAEGGRRWWKKRRHEHEQGRKLVRTNSWLHNKDGSRTIYVPYKDGTSKVVINTTKPLTFEAHRRLFLNPPRTKPGLNLAFLHQFLSLMSIMIPRWSSKEAGLLISHGVFLMLRTYLSLVVARLDGELVRDLVAGRGKAFLWGIVKWCGLGTFASYTNAMIKFLESKVSIAFRTRLTRYIHDIYLNENLNYYKLSNLDGGVGQGADQFITQDLTLFCASAANLYSSLGKPFVDICVFSFQLYRSLGPLAWIGLMSNYFLTASILRKLSPPFGKLKAVEGRKEGDFRSLHARLIANAEEVAFYGGAEMEKTFLNKEYKSLKSWMEGIYMLKIRYNILEDFILKYSWSAYGYLLASLPVFLPAWGGVGGAAEMSEGGEKGHRERNRMKSFITNKRLMLSLADAGGRMMYSIKDLAELAGYTSRVYTLISTLHRVHANAYYLRSGQSELYSLSDVQGTIQKGFDGVRFEQVPVVAPGLWPQGGEELLDSLSMIVRRGEHLLISGPNGVGKTAISRILAGLWPVYRGLVSRPKSMGQDGIMFLPQRPYLSPGTLRDQVIYPDGHVDMREKRKSEQDLQKILEAARLGYLPDREGGWDTRKEWKDVLSGGEKQRMQFARLLYHEPQYAIVDEGTSAVSSDVEGLLYETCKERGITLITISTRASLKKYHTFNLQLGVGDQGDSWEFERIGTEREKMQVEKEVQELRERLAQVDELKKRRDEIERELAAVWTDKGDLLDAPSYIGVDDEMQAEVEEQVEA